The Pelagibaculum spongiae genome contains the following window.
GTGAACGGTGCCACAAGAATTTGAAGTTGGCACAAGCTCATTTGTTGAGCCTGTTAGAAACTCCAGTATCACAATGGAACCCACTTTAAAAAAACGAATACCGATAGATCAAAATAGAACCTAACTTAACGGCACACGTTAAAGAAAGACCATAACGAAATGCAATAACGAGAAGTACAACAAAGAGAAATACCACTGGATAGCGCCAGTTAGGCATTAATATCACTATCACTTAACTGCCAGAGTATTTTTCATCAGCAATGCCCAATGCTGATCTTCAGGAAAGCCCGTTTATAACGGCAGTCTTTGCTCATGTAATAGCGAGCGATGGTTGCCGTTTTTTATTGCTTGGCTAAAGCAGACGCATCTCGATTAAACCCGCATATCAATCATTGTATTTTTCCTGCACGATTTAGCAGATATGCCGCACTCGATAATATAGCTACCTTAGTGCATTACCTTCTTCGAATACTTACGCAGCCACCAATACAACTTCATCCAAGCAACATTGCAAAATATGACATTTGATATCAGCTGACGATTTTTATCCTGCCAAGCAGTATAATCATCACGGCTTGCTGCTTTTACTGAGGCGGCAGCGACTTGTAACCATTAGTGTTGATACGAGATAATCTTGGTACTCGGATAGTGTCAGCGCTCATAGCTTCTATCGAACCCAGCTAGAGAAACTTAATGCTTAACTCAATTATTGCCATTAGTGCCGGTGCTTCTATCGGTGCAACACTTCGCTGGCTGATCGGTAGTGCGCTGAATTCATTATTTCCAAGCATCCCCCCTGGAACCCTAATTGCTAACCTGTTGGGTGCTTATTTAATTGGCCTGGCCTTGGCAATGTTCGCTCACTTTCCCAGCTTGGCGCCTGAATGGAAACTACTGGTGATTACCGGTTTTCTCGGCAGCCTGACAACCTTTTCAACTTTTTCTGCCGAGATCACTGGCTTGCTACAACAGGGGCGAATAATGATGGCGGCGGGCGCAATTAGCCTGCATTTGTTTGGCTCTTTAATTATGACCAGCTTGGGTATGTTCAGTGGATCGTTATTAAAATAAAGGCTGAAGCATGAAAATAATGATGACCTCATTGCGAGGCACTCTGTAGGTCATCCCTGAGCCTAAGCGAAGCGTGACATCTATGGTGAAATATTTATATTGTCGCTATTCGCTTCGCTCATGACGACCTTGCAGCATACAATTAAGTGCAGAATAATACAGACTATTTCTTACACTTCCTCAACCTTAAATCATCAGAATAGTTCGCTTGCTATGCTACCTTTTTGATTTGTCGTTGCGGTCTGCTTCCGTACAAATTAATCAGCGCACCGCTAATAATCAAACCCCCGCCGATCCAAGTCCAATAAGTCGGCAGTTCACTAAATAGCGCCCAGCCTAACAACATCGAAAAAATAACTTGAACATAGGAATACGCAGTTGCGCTACTCGCTGCTTCTGTTTGCATCGCTTTGGTTAAGCCGACTTGGCCGATCTGAGTGAAAATGCCAATCAATACCATCAAGCCAAGCACTTCCAGATTAGGCAGCACAAAATTGTCGGCCAGTAACAGTAGCAACATAGAAATTGGCAGAGCTATCAACGGGAAGTAAAAAATAATCACCGAGCTGTCTTCACTTCTACTTAGTTTTTTAACAATGACATAAGCCACCGCACTGCCAAAAGCACCTAACAATGCTGCCATAACACTTATCAGCGGTAGTGACGCTGTCGCTTCAGAGATGACACCACCCAATATAAAGTCCGGCCGCACCATGACCAGCAAGCCAGTAATGCACAGTAAAATACAAATAATCGTGGTTGGACGCACCCTCTCCTTTAGAAATACAAGTGCCAGAATTGCGGTAAATACCGGGTATAAATACTGCAAGATGGTCGCTTCAGCCAAAGGCAGGCTGGTCACCGCAAAATAAACACACATCAGCGCCAATGCTCCGGCACAGCCCCGAGCAATCAACAATGGTTTATTGTTACCCCAGATTGATAACTTCTTACGCCGCACATCTACATAGCTAATCACTAGCGAGACAATTGCCCTGGCTGCAACAATTTCCAATACTGGAATACCATAGTTACCGACCACCTTTACACAAGCGGTCATTAAGGCAAACCCGAGTGCCGACAGCACCATATAACGTACACCAATGGATATCATTGAAACCTGCTAGATTGGAAAAAGAGCCAATAAAATAAAATAACGTAATGCGAATATAAGCTTGAACGGGAAACAAACATTTCAGAAATTATATCATTTCAAGCCTTAAAAACTGCCGCCATTGTATTCAGTTTGAGCGTCATAACAAGCTTTACTATTACCAATGCTTATTTCAAAACATTGGTAGCAGTGAAA
Protein-coding sequences here:
- the crcB gene encoding fluoride efflux transporter CrcB, with the translated sequence MLNSIIAISAGASIGATLRWLIGSALNSLFPSIPPGTLIANLLGAYLIGLALAMFAHFPSLAPEWKLLVITGFLGSLTTFSTFSAEITGLLQQGRIMMAAGAISLHLFGSLIMTSLGMFSGSLLK
- a CDS encoding DMT family transporter gives rise to the protein MISIGVRYMVLSALGFALMTACVKVVGNYGIPVLEIVAARAIVSLVISYVDVRRKKLSIWGNNKPLLIARGCAGALALMCVYFAVTSLPLAEATILQYLYPVFTAILALVFLKERVRPTTIICILLCITGLLVMVRPDFILGGVISEATASLPLISVMAALLGAFGSAVAYVIVKKLSRSEDSSVIIFYFPLIALPISMLLLLLADNFVLPNLEVLGLMVLIGIFTQIGQVGLTKAMQTEAASSATAYSYVQVIFSMLLGWALFSELPTYWTWIGGGLIISGALINLYGSRPQRQIKKVA